TCCCGCAGATCGCTCGCCACGCGCAGATAGGCGGGCTGCTCACCGAAAGTCACTGGCCACTCCCAACACGTTGACAGACCGCAACAGAGTGGCAACCGTGAGTGTCCCAGGACAAGCGATGGCCAGAGTTTCACTCGAAGTGGTGATTCGGGGGTGCCGCATGCATGGTCCGAAAGGCATCACCACAGCTCTTCCGGCCGTTCTCTGCCCACTTCACGCCCTCCGCAAGCCCCCGGAACCCGAGGACGTGACACGTGCCTTCCCGGGCACCGGTCCGGGGGCGGACGCCCGGCCCCGCGAGGCGGCCGTGTGCGGGGAGTACGCGGGCCACCTGTCCTCCCCGATCGGCGGCCGCGCCGCCCCGCCGGCTGGCAGGCTGGCCCCATGCCCATACCCGTGACCGCTCCTCCGTCCCTGCCGTCGTACCGCTGCCCCCGGGACGGGACCCTGGCCGAGGCCGCCTCCGCGCACTGGTGCTGCCCTCGGTGCCGCGGCCCGTGGAACCTCGACTTCGCCCCCTCGGGGCCGATCGACCGGGACGCCCTCGCCCGGCGCGTCGCCTCCCTGTGGCGCTACCGGGAGGCGCTGCCGCTCGCCGGCCCCGCCGTCTCGCTCGGCGAGGGCCGTACCCCGCTGGTCGAGCTCACCGCCACCGTCTCGGCGAAGCTGGACCACCTCATGCCGACGCTCTCCTTCAAGGACCGCGGCGCGGTGATGCTGGCCGAACTCGCACGGCGCCTCGGCCCGGACCGGGTCGTCGCGGACAGCAGCGGCAACGCGGGCACCTCGGTCGCCGCCTACTGCGCCCGTGCCGGTCTGCCCTGCACGGTGTACGTCCCCGAGGGCACCTCGGCCAAGAAGACCGAGCAGATCCGGGCCCACGGCGCGCGGCTGGAGACCGTCCCCGGCGACCGTACGGCCACCGCGCTCGCGGCGCGCGCCGCCGCGGACGAGCCGGGCACCTTCTACGCCTCGCACGTCTTCAACCCGTACTTCCTGCACGGC
The DNA window shown above is from Streptomyces sp. NBC_00247 and carries:
- a CDS encoding pyridoxal-phosphate dependent enzyme, whose amino-acid sequence is MPIPVTAPPSLPSYRCPRDGTLAEAASAHWCCPRCRGPWNLDFAPSGPIDRDALARRVASLWRYREALPLAGPAVSLGEGRTPLVELTATVSAKLDHLMPTLSFKDRGAVMLAELARRLGPDRVVADSSGNAGTSVAAYCARAGLPCTVYVPEGTSAKKTEQIRAHGARLETVPGDRTATALAARAAADEPGTFYASHVFNPYFLHGTKTYVYELWEDLGGRLPDALAVPVGNGTLLLGAALATAELLALGLVDRRPALIAVQAEAVSPLAAAFHAGAAQLREPASPAPTLAEGIAIADPPRAAQILAAVRESGGTFLTVTEDGLREAQRDLARRGLYAETTAVACWAAVGGWTEGSIVVPVCGAGLKTGMAA